A stretch of the Gracilinanus agilis isolate LMUSP501 chromosome 4, AgileGrace, whole genome shotgun sequence genome encodes the following:
- the LOC123246601 gene encoding trace amine-associated receptor 8a-like codes for MTYNIGSQPTSVQLCYENINGSCIHFPYSKGHRVMLYLAFGTGIVLAVLGNLLVMISILHFRQLHSPANFLIASLACADFLVGATVMPFSMVRSVEGCWYFGNSYCKLHTTFDAAFCYTSLFHLCFISIDRYIAVTDPLIYPTKFTFSVSGLCITLSWTITMTYSGSVFYTGVNDDGLEELVSALTCVGGCPSVVNQNWILIDFLLFGIPSLIMIILYSKIFLVAKVQARKIESTGSSGESSSADSYKARVSKRERKAAKTLGITVIAFLISWLPYSIDSVIDAYLGFITPAYVYEICSWFAYYNSAMNPLIYAFFYPWFRKAVKLIVTGKILQDGSSTMNLFSEQE; via the coding sequence ATGACCTACAACATTGGATCCCAGCCTACATCTGTGCAGCTCTGCTACGAGAACATCAACGGTTCTTGCATTCATTTCCCCTACTCCAAAGGACACCGAGTCATGCTCTACCTGGCCTTTGGCACTGGGATTGTGCTGGCTGTCTTGGGAAACCTTCTGGTCATGATTTCAATCCTTCACTTCAGGCAGCTGCACTCTCCAGCCAACTTCCTCATTGCCTCCTTGGCTTGTGCTGACTTTCTGGTGGGAGCCACTGTGATGCCCTTCAGCATGGTGAGGTCTGTGGAGGGTTGTTGGTACTTTGGCAACAGTTACTGTAAACTTCATACTACTTTTGATGCAGCATTTTGTTATACTTCCCTCTTTCACTTGTGCTTCATCTCTATTGATAGATATATTGCTGTCACTGACCCTCTCATCTATCCAACCAAGTTCACATTCTCTGTCTCTGGGCTATGTATAACTCTCTCCTGGACCATCACGATGACTTACAGTGGTTCTGTTTTTTACACAGGTGTCAATGATGATGGACTGGAGGAATTAGTAAGTGCTCTCACTTGTGTGGGTGGCTGTCCAAGTGTTGTGAATCAGAACTGGATCCTAATAGATTTTCTGTTGTTTGGTATACCCAGCCTCATTATGATTATTCTTTACTCTAAGATTTTTCTAGTAGCTAAAGTGCAGGCTAGAAAGATTGAAAGCACAGGTAGCTCTGGGGAATCTTCATCTGCAGACAGTTACAAAGCCAGAGTGtccaagagggagagaaaagcagCCAAAACACTGGGCATCACAGTGATTGCATTTCTAATTTCATGGTTACCCTACTCAATTGACTCAGTAATTGATGCTTACCTTGGCTTCATCACTCCTGCTTATGTTTATGAGATTTGCTCTTGGTTTGCTTATTATAACTCAGCTATGAATCCCTTAATTTATGCTTTCTTTTACCCTTGGTTTCGAAAAGCTGTAAAACTCATTGTCACTGGCAAAATCTTACAGGATGGTTCTTCAACCATGAATTTATTTTCTGAACAAGAATAA